In Sphingobacterium sp. lm-10, the DNA window AGCTACCGTGTTAACGGAGGCACAAAAAGGATTCGATCAAACCATTTTGTATGGTAAAGAGACTGATTTCATGACAATCATTAATGTCTCCAAACGTTACCCGATGATGAGCGATTATCAATTGGTGCTGGTAAAAGAAGCTCAAAATTTGAAGTGGAAAGACGATGATCTGCTTCAGAAGTATTTAGAGGCTCCTACGCCGACGACTATTTTAGTACTCGCGCATAAATATGGCTTGGTAGATAAAAGGAAAAAAACATACAAACTGCTGGATAAAGCAGGAGTTGTGCTAGAGTCTAAAAAATTGTACGACGACAAAGTGGCACCTTGGATCGCAGATCAGTTTCTGTCGGTAGGTAGAAAGATACATCCACAGGCATCCGTATTGATGGCCGACTATTTGGGCACCGATCTTTCTAAAGTATCTAACGAGATTGAAAAGCTGTTGCTAAATGTGCCTTTAGAAAAAGAAATAACAACAGAAGATATAGAACGCAACATCGGAATCAGTAAAGATTTCAAC includes these proteins:
- the holA gene encoding DNA polymerase III subunit delta, with the translated sequence MDVKAILGDIKRKKFSPVYLLHGDESHFIDVISDALEATVLTEAQKGFDQTILYGKETDFMTIINVSKRYPMMSDYQLVLVKEAQNLKWKDDDLLQKYLEAPTPTTILVLAHKYGLVDKRKKTYKLLDKAGVVLESKKLYDDKVAPWIADQFLSVGRKIHPQASVLMADYLGTDLSKVSNEIEKLLLNVPLEKEITTEDIERNIGISKDFNVFELNTALTKKNVFKAFQIVDYFAANPKSNPIPVVIGSLGSYFTKVLKYHYLPDKSSQAAAKELGVHPFFTKDYELAARNYSRRKTFDVINLLKEYDLKSKGLHVGPNTTSGELLKELVYKIMH